The genomic DNA TGCAGGAACCATGAACTGACAGCTTCCCCCCCTAATGATTGTGGCAGGTAATCAGGGGTCTGGCTGCAGGAACCATGAACAGACAGCTGTCCCCCAGATGATTGTGGCAGGTAATCAGGGGTCTGGCTGCAGGAACCATGAACTGACAGCTTCCCCCCCTAATGATTGTGGCAGGTAATCAGGGGTCTGGCTGCAGGAACCATGAACAGACAGCTGTCCCCCAGATGATTGTGGCAGGTAATCAGGGGTCTGGCTGCAGGAACCATGAACTGACAGCTTCCCCCCTAATGATTGTGGCAGGTAATCAGGGGTCTGGCTGCAGGAACCATGAACAGACAGCTGTCCCCCTGATGATTGTGGCAGGAAATCAGGGGTCTTGCTGCAGGAACCATGAACAGACAGCTGCCCCCTGATGATTGTGGTAGGTAATCAGGGGTCTGGCTGCAGGAACCATGAAcagacagctgccccccccccccccccccccgatgattgTGCCAGGAAATCAGGGGTCTGGCTGCAGGAACCATGAAGTGACAGCTTCCCCCCTAATGATTGTGGCAGGTAATCAGGGGTCTGGCTGCAGGAACCATGAACAGACAGCTGTCCCCCTGATGATTGTGGCAGGAAATCAGGGGTCTTGCTGCAGGAACCATGAACAGACAGCTGCCCCCTGATGATTGTGGTAGGTAATCAGGGGTCCGGCTGCAGGAACCATGAACAGACAGCTGCCCCCCCCCGGTGATTGTGCCAGGAAATCAGGGGTCTTGCTGCAGGAACCATAAAGAAAACAGCCACCCCCCTGGTGATTGTGGCAGGTAATCAGGGGTCTGGCTGCAGGAACCATGAAGATTGACAGCTGCCCCCCTGATGATTGTGGCAGGTAACCAGGAGTCTGTCTGCAAGAAACCGTGAACAGACAGCTGCCCTCTGATGATTGTGGTAGGTAATCAGGGGTCTGGCTGCAAGAAACCATGAACCGACAGCTGCCCCCTTGATGATGTACTATGGCACATGTGCAGCTTCTGTAGATTCCCCCGAAGCCTCCTGAGATGCGTGATGTGAATATTCCGATAGGCTGTGGGCAGCTGGGGGGCTAAGTCATTTTTGTTAAGGCGAGAAAGGCAGAAATGCTGGCTAAGtcacaaaaaatgtatttgataaataaatagcttgtgcgacttttcctgtgactttggacatcagagtcacatgacaagtcgtaccccatgattcacAATGATAACCATTCGTATCTgcgtgacttcaagtcgcaccaacttcaaagaagTCCCtttactactttgatccgactttgatgcgagttgaggttgCATAGACCTCAAGTCTTTACagacattccctgaaatcgtggcaaaaatcaCGTGACTTTCGAGTTGTggtattgtgaaaggggcctaattgtgtGAAAGGAGGGGAAAGTTTGCTACAACACTGTGAATCAATGTAGTTCTTTGTCGaatttcagtgctgctgatctcctccagcctctacATGCATGCCCTCTGCAATGCCTGTGTGATGTATTttgaaacagccacttgtagtcACCATCAGAGGATcacaattaggaaaaaggtacagaGTGTTGTCAACCCTATAACAAGAAAAGCCTGAGGAAGGACTAGTTTTATGAAGGCTAAATGGCACCCTATAAAAGTATTGAAAGGAGAATTAATGAACAAGTGCACATTCAGAGAAAGTGCACTTATCCTGTTTGCTTTTTCAACCTGGGTTCACAAAGATGCGATATGGCACATTGCATatgttcctgtgcaaatcacatacaATTCTGTGGAGAAATTTGAGCCCATCATTTTGTATGGCATCTTTTTTTTTGCCGcgctggaatcagatcgcatgggtgttcatacccatgcCATCCTATTCTAGCAAATGTATTGTGTTCTGCAACCTGCTTTTGGAGTGTCGTTAACTTTTAATTCATACCCACAGCAGATTGCATGAAGCGTTTCCTGCATCGCATCATTGTGAACCTGAGCCTTAAGGTGAGCTAAATTATTTCACCCTCCCCCTCCAAATATGTATACTTACCTTGATCTGACGGCTGCAGCCTCCAGGGAATTTTTACATCCCACGCTGCGAGTCCTCCATGTCCTGGCAACGCCTGTGCAGTAGAGCCCCATGGAAGTCTACAGGGCCTGTCTCCCATCCAGAGATGGAGGTGCAAACAAGAGTAGTGTGCTTTCTTTGAGCATGCGCTTATCTTTTAAAGTGGACCATCACCCTCTTTGTTTAATTTCTACTCTATTATATTActactcccccctccttttttgagAGCctaagatatacagtggggacggaaagtaacaaagagtgaaaaatttaagggggtctgaatactttccgtccccactgtatatacatcattttgaattttttttcaacACAAACCGACACTTTCCTGGTGAGAATGATCTATTCTAGACCGTAGTTCTCACAGCCTCCTAGGATCACATGACCCAGGAAGCTTCGGGGAGTCTACACATCATCGGAGCCAACTGCAAGAGCCTGGAAGGGGGAACCAGTTACCAAAAACTTAAAAGAAAGATGACGGCACAGAACCTGGCGTGCAGCACTAGAAACACAGGTAGTGCAAGTATGCGTTTGAGGACAACCCAGTGGACAAGGTAAGAGGGGATTCAAAAGAAATGGTAAAGAGAAGCTTTACCCACTCAGGGTTAATTTTtctgttacaccccccccccccccctacctatTTTGCTGGATTATGTTCAAATAACATACTTGCCCAGCCAGTAAAAACAACAATGTCCTGCTAAGATCCACTGCTGCACACCGGGTCCCATGCTGCCGACTTCCTTTCTGACCTCATCAAGAGCCGGCTGTTTATTCTGGATTCTGATGTGCCACCAGGTCTGCTCCCTCCTGggtcattcttgcctaggtgagaacaGAGATGGAATGGGGGAGTGTCGgagcaaggaaataaaaaatatgctaaaaaagaaaaattgttctttaggattgtaggggggggggagatgcaaaCTCCTTTTTGGAATTGAAGATCTGCTTTACTGATTGGGTTCAGATCTTCTTTACCCCCAGCCGTGCATATATGATTAGGGGGGGTCACATGACTGTCGGCTCATAATTCCATCCGTCAGCACAGATCGGTGGCATTTAAAAGGATGACAAATCAGACACAATACACTGTCTGCAAAACAAGTACTGTGTATCCAATGGTGCTCCCCTTCCCCCCAATACTGCTGTCATCTCTCCAGACACCTCTATATGGGATCAGTATAGGGAAGAGAactttggggtacatggtactgcAGCACACATTCACCTCCTAGGAAGGAAAGCAGATCCCCTCttctccataccccccccccccctccatatataAATCCCACTTAACCCCCCTCATATATACCTCCCCCTCCATATATAAGTCCCCTCACCCCCCCCATACATACCTCCCCTTTCATATATAAATCCCATTAACCCCCATATATAaatccctttcacccccccccattATATAAAtcccatttacccccccccccccatattatacCTCCCCTTTCATATATAAATCCCATTAACCCCCATATATAaatccctttcaccccccccccccattatataaatcccatttaccccccccccccccttcatatatAAATCCCATTAACCCCCATATATAAATCCCTTTCACCCCCCCCATTATATAAAtcccatttaccccccccccccatattatacCTCCCCCTTCATATATAAATCCCATTAACCCCCATATATAAATCCCATTCACCCCCCCCCATATTATACCTCCTCCTTCATATATAAATCCCATTAACCCCCATATATAAATCCCTTTCACCCCCCCCATTATATAAatcccattcaccccccccccatattatacCTCCTCCTTCATATATAAATCCCATTAACCCCCATATATAaatccctttcaccccccccccccattatataaatcccatacacccccccccccccatattatacCTCCTCCTTCATATATAAATTCCATTAACCCCCATATATAAATCccattcaccctcccccccccatattaTACCTCCCCCTTCATTCCATTCACCCCCTCATATCCTATTCAACCCCATACATaaatcccattcccccccccccccctcttcatatATACCTCCTCCTCTATATGTAAATATATTCACGCCCATATACAAATCTTATACAGCCCCTCATACATACCTCCCCTCCATATATAAATCCCAGTAACCCACCACCCCAACATAAATCCTATGCAGCCCCTATATTTAAATCCCCTCATACATGCCCCCCCCCATATATAATTCCTATGCAGCCCCCTATACATGCCCCCTCCCATATATAATTCCCATGCATCCCCCTATACATACCACCCTCCATATATAATTCTTATGCATCCACCTATACATGCCCCCCCATCCTGTACCTGGCATCCATAGAGCTCACTGAGCTGCTCCACAATCCATTCCTCCAGCACCAGCCTCTTCCTCAGCTCCTTCCTGTCGTATTTCACAGTCACTTTGCCCTGCTGTTGCCtcttctgctgctgctgcttgTGCTGAGCAACCACCGGCGGCGGGGAGCCGTCCCGGGATTGGTGGGGTGCCAGTGGGGTCTGGAAGAAGACCCTTCCCCCGGCTGTGGGCTCGGTGCCGCTCAGTGCAGACATCTCCCTGAGAGAGCCCCCCCGGTACACTGCGAGCCTCGGTCACACGTCTACTCTGGCCGCTCAATTCTAATTCTTCATCACGATGTGCTCTCTGTGCGGTCCGCCCCCACCTTCTCCGCCGTCTTATCGCCCTCTAGATTCCCGGCTCTTCTTCACCTAGCACCTGTACACTGCCCGCCTCCTGCCGGGGAACGGCGAGCTCCTGTTGGCTGCTCTGGAAGAGGGGACGTCCTTCAAGGCCCGAAAGGGGTGGGGCAGAGGCTTAAAGGGCACCCAGAGCCAAAGATTCAAAATCAGCGTAAGGACCTTCATACAAACCGTACTACCAGGTGCATAATGGGGTCACTCCATACCACCTTTCTCTAACGGGTACCTCCATACCACCTTTCTCTAACAGGGTACCTCCATACCACCTTTCTCTAACGGGTACCTCCATACCACCTTTCTCTAACGGGGTACCTCCATACCACCTTTCTCTAACAGGTACCTCCATACCACCTTTCTCGAACAGGTACCTCCATACCATCTTTCTCTAACGGGGTACCTCCATACCATCTTTTTCTAAGGGGGTACCTCCATACCACCTTTCTCTAACGGGTACCTCCATACCACCTTTTTCTAACAGAGTACCTCCATACCACCTTTCTCTAAGGGGTCCCTCCACACCACCTTTCTCCACCAGGGTTACCTTATACCAGCACTTTCTCCACCAAGGTTCCTCCACATCAGCTTTTTCCTACTAATGCTCCTTAACACCAGCCTTTCTCTAACAGAGGTCCTCAATGTCAACCTTTCTCTACCAGGCTTTCTCTATACCAACCTTTCTCTTCTAGGTGTCCTTAACACCAGCCCTTCTCCATCATGGTTCCCCCATACCAgcctttctccaccagggttccTCCATACCACCCTTTCCTACTCCATATCAGCATTTCTTTGCCATGCTTTGTCCAAACCAGCCTTTCTTCACCAGATTCCTCCATACCAGCCTTTCTCCACCAGGGTCCCTTCTTACCACCCTTTCTTCCTCCATACCAGCCTTTCTTCACCAGGATTCCTCCATACCAGCCTTTCTTCACAAGAGTTCTCCCATACCAGCCTTTCTCCACCAGGCTTCCTCCAAACCAGACTTTCTCTACCAGGCTTACTTCATACAACCCTTTCTTCACCAGGATTCCTCCAAACCCCcctttctccaccagggttccACCAAAACAGCCTTTCTCTGCCAGCCAGCCATTCTCCACCAGGGACCTACCATACCAGCAATTCTCCACTAGGGTTCTTCCATACCAGTCTTTCTTCACCAGGGTTCCTTCATACCAGCCTTTCACTACCAGGTTTCCTCTATAACAgcctttctccaccagggttccACCATGGCAGCTTTTCTCCAACAGGGTACCACCATACCACCGTTTCTCTACCAGGCTTCCTCTATACTAGCCTTTCTCTTCCAGGGTTCCTCCATACCAGCCTTTATGTACAAGGGTTCCTCCATACCAGCCtacctgtcagggaagaccagccagtactcaagatggccgaaggagaagtcgacctgtgacctcagcctgtcagggaagactagccagtactcacgatggccgaaggagaggtcgacctgtgacctcagcctgtcagggaagaccagccagtactcaagatggccaacggagaagtcgacctgtgacctcagcctctgtcagaacaccttcggttcacctgtgtgcacattaccaagaggttatttaaacttggtctgtgcttgcatccagtgctgtccgttctacagcgttcccgtgtgttcctgcctgctttacccgtgatacctgcacctgtttaccgacccggcttgcctctgactctgctacctgctgcctgcatctgacccggcttgttctggctccgcatctgcctgctccttctactaccacgctgccagcccgttgccgaccctgcctgcatccagactatgcacctgcctccgcttctgctcctgacgttcctgccagtgtttgacccggcttgcccgacctgcatcttccgctcattggagaaccctgctccagcaccgtgctacctgccgctgttctacattacagtgaagacgaactgtttggcacttgtgcgactctgcacttctgctcctcctgtctactctatcagggggccagaatcagaggagcaagagaggccgttccctgcacatcaggctctaccgtcaggtacgagACAGTaatggacagccatgtctgagcctgcgcagggaccctctcctatggatgaactttgccagcacctggccggcTTGGCACAAGCCGTCAAAGACCTACAGCAGGGCTACACTCAGCTAGAGGGACGCCTTCAGACCCTGACGGCCGCTGCAACTCCGCAGGGTCCACCTTCAGCATCAGCCTCCTCTCAGGGATCTTCTCCTGCTCCTGccgtggtcatgctcccacctgagcccagggtacctaccCCAGACCGGTTTCTGGGTGAATGCAGCAAGTTTAGAGCGTTTCGGAACGCatgtgaactgtattttgcccttcaaccccgcacattctccttagaagctaccaaggtcggctttgtaatctccctgctacaaggggagccacagtcctgggcccaccgccttctggaacagaaggccgaatgcttatccgacttaacctctttcttcagtgccatggcccagctgtacgaagATCCTCAGCAGACAGTTTCAGCCAAAGCGGCCCTTCATGTACTTCAACAGGGTCGTAGGCCGGTGGAAGACTACGTCTCTGAATTTCGACGATGGGCAtttgacacaaactggaacgacgacgccctacgataccaatttcgtatgggcctctccgaaccactcaaagatgagttagcgcaggtaggggtaccccctaccttagaaactctgattgatctatccatccagatcgatcgccggctgagagaacgaagactagagagagcgtccactccatcccgtccagtgtggatgttacctcgGGTACCCAGCTCGTCCTATCCCGCTCCACCTGCTCCAGCCACTCCGGCTCCTGACGCCCCGGAACCTATGCAACTCGGCCTGCTGCGGCCCTCACTTACTGTTGAAGAACGACAATGCCGCCGCCAACAGAACTTTTGCTTATACTGCGGGGGTTCcggacattacgtgaggtcctgcccagtgaaacctcttaagtctctcttcactacttctgcctcgctaaccccaagctcgcttagcaactccgctcactttactattcccatttctctacagctgccaggaaggactcttcagactaccgccataattgattccggagcctgcagctgctttgtggacttgtcctttgctgccgaacatcatatccccctgcagcctaaagcacagaaactctcggttcacttggccgatggttccaccattaagtccggagcagtcactcacgaaaccattcctctgctgaccatcatgtcccaggaccaccgagaactgctacgactagacgccatcgcttcccctctgttcccagttatcctctgtataccttggttgaaggcccacgatccccatatcgactggtctaaaggaagcattaactttgtctcctcttactgcacccagcactgcctacagacctcctgtgatgttcccgctctgctgtgtctagatacagactctgaaaccagtcagcttgtgcctccagcctaccacagcttcctagacgtgtttagtaagaagggggcagagatcctcccacctcatcggccctatgactgccctatagagctactccccggagccgaagttccctttgggaggattttccctctgtctgaaagcgagctggtggcactgaaggactatatcaatgacaatctcaggaaaggcttcatccgcccttccacgtctccagctggggcggggattttcttcgtccagaagaaggatcagtcgttaaggccctgtgtggactatcgtgaacttaacaaggtgacggtgaagaaccgttacccacttccattagttcccgaactttttcaaagacttggttccgctaccatatttacaaaattggatcttcggggcgcctataatttggtgcgcattcgggagggagacgagtggaagactgctttccgcacacgatttgggcattacgagtatctcgtgatgcccttcgggctctgcaactctccggctaccttccagcatttcattaatgatgttcTCAGAAACTTCCTTCACTTATTTGTCATTGTATATcttgatgatatgctaattttttcttcctccctagaacaCCACCGCAGACACGTGAGAAGTTTATTAACCTGCCTTCGACAACACGGAttatatgccaaacccgagaagtgcgagtttgaacgccagagtatccaatttctggggctgatcatttccaccgaaggtatccggatggatccccagaaggtaatggctatcctggactggcctactccatgtgacaagaaaggtattcaacgttttataggctttgcaaacttttatcgaaaatttattcgggggttctcagcaatcattgcccccattacacagcttaccaaacaggggtcccgattccgctggtctccagaggctcagtcggcctttgaaacgctgaagaggtttttcacatccgcacctgtcttgaagcacccagactcagccttaccgtatgtcttagaagtggatgcctcggaaactgcggtgggagctatcttgtcccaaagacagggccccaaggccctgttgcacccagttGCGTTCTTCTCGCGTAAACTGTCTAGCGCGGAGAAGAATTACGACATTGGGGATCGCGAACTTTTAGCAATTAAGGCAgcattagaagaatggagataccttctcgagggagcagcacatccaatcttaatctacacagatcacaagaatctcaaatatctaagaacagcaaagagattgagaccttgccaggccaggtgggcacttttcttttcgagatttaccttccatctgacatacagacctggatccaagaacataaagccagatgcgctatcacgcatgtttagcaaatcccaagacatctctcccccggatacgatcctgtcctcgggaaatttccttctcctaaaaggggacttaatgacgcagattaaacaagcctctgtgaggagttctacaccatctgggatcactttacggacacaggaagggctactctggtatgaggataaggTCTTCGTGCCAGAGGATCTACGAACTGCCACGTTGAGCATGTGCCACGACCACGTcttggcaggacactttggggtcagcaagactgctgaattggtgcagcgaaccttctggtggccgggggtggcaagagactgtaggagatatgtggaatcgtgcaccacctgcatctgtaataagaacagcaaatccagggcctggggtctgttgaagccattacctgtcccgaacagaccatggagaatgatttcaattgacttcattgtggaactgcccccatccgagggatacagtactatctttgtaatcgttgatcgattgtccaagatggcccacttcattcctatgaagggcaccccttctgcacaagagacggcacggatcttcatcagagaggttataagactccatggggtttccggctaacatcgtctcagacagaggggtccagttcacctccagattctggagatccttgtgtgaatccttgggtattgaactttcattctcttcagcctatcatccgcagactaatggtcagacagaaaggaccaaccagacactggaacaatatctgcgttgcttctcctccttttcacaagacgattgggtgtccttacttcccttagccgagtttgcctacaataattcttctcattcagccacgaaacaatctcccttcttcgcaaactacggttttcacccgtcctttctgtttaataacattccgGAATGCCCGGTACCCACTGTACTTGAAACATTGGATTTCTTTAGATCCAACAACAAGCTGCTACAAGAGACAATGGCCAAGACTCAAGCTTATAACAAACAGATCTtcgataagaagagaagaggggacctgatcctgaacccgggggaagtctggttagccacaacaaatctgaaactaacctgtccttcaaggaaattaggccccagattcgtgggaccgtttcctgtaaagagacgaattaacgatgttgcctatgagctggagttaccggagaccttcaggatccacccGGTGTTTCAGATAACCTTACTGAAGCCCGCCATCCCCAACTCTTTTCCGGATCGGAATACAGAGCCACCcgaacctgtggtggtagatggcgaagaggaatttgaaatagaggcgATTTTAGATAGCAGGAGAAGGAAAGGTCAAGttcaataccttattaagtggaggggttacggtcctgaagacaattcgtgggaacctgaaaccaacattcatgcccaagaactgatccgaacctttaagaggacctatcctgacaaagtagccagattgggcatccggaggctgcccgttaggggggggcaatgtcagggaagaccagccagtactcaagatggccgaaggagaagtcgacctgtgacctcagcctgtcagggaagaccagccagtactcaagatggccgacggagaagtcgacctgtgacctcagcctctgtcagaacaccttcggttcacctgtgtgcacattaccaagaggctatttaaacttggtctgtgcttgcatccagtgctgtccgttctacagcgttcccgtgtgttcctgcctgctttacccgtgatacctgcacctgtttaccgacccggcttgcctctgactctgctacctgctgcctgcatctgacccggcttgttctgactccgcatctgcctgctccttctactaccacgctgccagcccgttgctgaccctgcctgcatccagactacgcacctgcctccgcttctgctcctgacgttcctgccagtgtttgacccggcttgcccgacctgcatcttccgctcattggagaaccctgctccagaaccgtgccacctgccgctgttctacattacagtgaagacgaactgtttggcacatgtgcgactctgcacttctgctcctcctgtctactctatcagggggccagaatcagaggagcaagagaggccgttccctgcacatcaggctctac from Aquarana catesbeiana isolate 2022-GZ linkage group LG04, ASM4218655v1, whole genome shotgun sequence includes the following:
- the PPP1R14C gene encoding protein phosphatase 1 regulatory subunit 14C gives rise to the protein MSALSGTEPTAGGRVFFQTPLAPHQSRDGSPPPVVAQHKQQQQKRQQQGKVTVKYDRKELRKRLVLEEWIVEQLSELYGCQEEEMPDVEIDIDDLLDASSEEERVIKLRESLVGCYKPTEEFISQLLSRIQGMRKLNPPQKKDI